A region from the Deinococcus sp. KSM4-11 genome encodes:
- a CDS encoding PQQ-binding-like beta-propeller repeat protein: MTRRSRTPSALLLLLTAALVACGGGGTPAPTPTPTPIPTPMPTPTPTPSSALGISDGHAERFNVLGDGSAVILRSGTLALSVTSAPASVTGCTSDPALTLQADAAPGHLTLTMTAFSAASASVWVVSGTDCTDTAHELGRLTVHADGAQKWAFKGSGYLQGAPAVAPDGTVYIGSSGGAVYAVTPGGRQQWALNVGGAVLSSPALGPDGTVYVGAGNRKLYAISAAGTEKWATETYGGAFGRNSAALAGDGTVYIATQDGVLHAVNADGSRRWDMPVPTGIQNSSPASAADGTVYIGAADGQVYAFDPAGHQTWASANFAGLINSSPAIGQGGEIYAVSHGSTLLALNPDGTTRWTLRPASGSFSGSPVLGADGAVYFGSTDGTLTATNPDGSARWSRAAGGEIQSTAAIGSEGTVYVATDANYTTEAVKLLAVNADGSVKWEHAFPNRPHIFSSPAIASDGTLYLGTDDSSLYAFYSVSRGLAASAWPKFRKTKANTGR, from the coding sequence ATGACCCGACGTTCCCGCACACCCTCTGCCCTGCTGCTCCTGCTGACCGCCGCGCTGGTCGCCTGCGGTGGGGGCGGCACACCAGCCCCCACCCCAACCCCAACGCCCATACCCACCCCAATGCCGACGCCCACACCCACGCCGTCCTCGGCCCTGGGCATCAGCGACGGCCACGCCGAGCGCTTCAACGTCCTGGGCGACGGAAGCGCCGTCATTCTTCGCAGCGGGACGCTGGCCCTGAGCGTGACCAGTGCGCCCGCCAGCGTGACCGGCTGCACCAGCGATCCGGCGCTGACCCTGCAGGCCGACGCCGCCCCTGGACACCTCACGCTGACCATGACGGCCTTCAGCGCTGCCAGCGCCTCGGTGTGGGTGGTGTCGGGCACCGACTGCACCGATACCGCGCACGAACTCGGCCGCCTGACGGTGCATGCGGACGGCGCACAGAAGTGGGCCTTCAAGGGCAGCGGGTACCTGCAGGGCGCGCCCGCCGTGGCTCCGGACGGCACCGTCTACATCGGGTCGAGCGGCGGCGCGGTCTATGCCGTGACTCCAGGGGGCCGCCAGCAGTGGGCGCTGAACGTCGGCGGGGCGGTGCTCAGCTCGCCGGCCCTCGGCCCGGACGGCACCGTGTACGTGGGCGCCGGAAACAGGAAGCTGTATGCCATCAGCGCGGCCGGAACCGAGAAGTGGGCCACAGAGACCTACGGGGGCGCGTTCGGCCGGAATTCGGCCGCGCTGGCCGGCGACGGCACCGTCTATATCGCCACGCAGGACGGCGTGCTGCACGCGGTCAATGCGGATGGAAGCCGCCGCTGGGACATGCCCGTGCCCACGGGCATCCAGAACAGTTCGCCGGCCAGCGCGGCCGACGGCACCGTCTACATCGGCGCGGCGGATGGCCAAGTGTATGCCTTCGATCCGGCCGGGCACCAGACCTGGGCGTCGGCGAACTTCGCGGGCCTGATCAACAGTTCACCGGCCATCGGTCAGGGCGGCGAAATCTATGCCGTGTCGCATGGCAGCACGCTGCTGGCCCTGAACCCGGACGGCACGACCCGCTGGACGCTCAGGCCCGCCAGTGGCAGCTTCAGTGGGTCGCCCGTGCTGGGCGCAGACGGCGCGGTGTACTTCGGCTCGACCGACGGCACCCTGACGGCCACCAATCCGGACGGCAGTGCCCGCTGGAGCCGCGCGGCCGGCGGCGAGATCCAGAGCACGGCCGCCATCGGCTCCGAGGGCACGGTGTACGTGGCCACCGACGCCAACTACACCACCGAGGCGGTCAAGCTGCTGGCCGTGAACGCCGACGGCAGCGTGAAGTGGGAGCACGCCTTCCCCAACCGCCCGCACATCTTTAGCTCCCCGGCCATCGCTTCCGACGGCACGCTGTACCTGGGCACCGACGACAGCAGCCTGTACGCCTTCTACAGCGTGTCGCGCGGCCTGGCCGCCAGCGCGTGGCCCAAATTCCGCAAGACCAAGGCGAACACCGGGCGCTGA
- a CDS encoding amidohydrolase family protein: MNRVWITGGTVIDGSSAPGRRADVLIEGDRIARIAESGGPVPDGAEVVDAAGMAVAPGFIDVMSHSVSTLLHDGLSVGKVTQGVSTEIMGEGWTPAPAVPGQPHGFPVHGLPGEDEGWAQRSKGWTRFGDWLSAQETVGAAVNFGSFIGGATVREYARGYAEGESSPEQLAEMRRVVREAMEDGAYGLATALIYPPGSYADTDELVALCEEVAAYGGIYITHMRSEGEAILDGLEEALEITARSGARLHVYHLKAAGRPAWPKMQQVIDRVNAERAAGRDIHADLYLYTAGGTGLSSVTPPWASEGNRLVERLRDPGERAKIRAAILDPDGTWEPLGNLAGPQGVMPVGLRRPENRPYKGLSLAQIAEQRGQHWIDAALDLLETEQNRVGSLYHLMSEDNIELQLRQPWVMLGSDAAGSDPTQLSEDELGGHPRSFGNFTRLLAVYVRERGVLSLEEAVHRMTGLPAEHFRLEGRGLLREGHFADVVIFDPQTVRDRATYAHAEQLSEGVRDLWVNGVRVLVGGTHTRALPGRRLYGPGAAPQPQAATPAAGAAQVG; this comes from the coding sequence ATGAACCGGGTGTGGATCACCGGGGGCACAGTGATCGACGGCAGCAGCGCTCCCGGTCGGCGGGCCGACGTGCTGATCGAGGGCGACCGGATCGCCCGCATCGCGGAATCCGGCGGCCCCGTGCCCGATGGGGCGGAGGTCGTGGACGCTGCCGGGATGGCCGTGGCCCCTGGCTTCATCGACGTGATGAGCCACTCGGTCTCGACCCTGCTGCACGATGGCCTGAGCGTGGGGAAGGTCACGCAGGGGGTGAGCACCGAGATCATGGGGGAGGGCTGGACGCCTGCCCCGGCGGTGCCCGGCCAGCCCCACGGCTTTCCCGTCCACGGCCTGCCCGGCGAGGACGAGGGATGGGCCCAGCGCTCGAAGGGCTGGACGCGCTTCGGCGACTGGCTGTCCGCCCAGGAGACCGTCGGCGCCGCGGTGAACTTCGGCTCGTTCATCGGTGGGGCGACGGTGCGCGAGTACGCGCGCGGCTACGCCGAGGGGGAGAGCAGCCCGGAGCAGCTGGCCGAGATGCGCCGGGTGGTGCGCGAGGCGATGGAGGACGGCGCCTACGGTCTGGCCACCGCGCTGATCTACCCGCCCGGCAGCTACGCGGACACGGATGAACTGGTGGCGCTGTGCGAGGAGGTCGCGGCGTACGGCGGCATCTACATCACGCACATGCGCTCGGAAGGGGAGGCGATCCTGGACGGGCTGGAGGAGGCGCTGGAGATCACCGCCCGATCCGGCGCCCGGCTGCACGTGTACCACCTCAAGGCCGCCGGACGCCCGGCGTGGCCGAAGATGCAGCAGGTGATCGACCGGGTGAACGCCGAACGGGCGGCGGGCCGTGACATCCACGCCGACCTGTACCTGTACACCGCCGGGGGCACCGGCCTGTCGTCGGTCACGCCGCCCTGGGCCAGCGAGGGCAACCGGCTGGTCGAGCGGCTGCGCGACCCTGGCGAGCGCGCGAAGATCCGGGCGGCCATCCTCGACCCGGACGGCACGTGGGAACCGCTCGGCAACCTGGCGGGGCCGCAGGGAGTGATGCCCGTCGGCCTGAGACGCCCGGAGAACCGCCCTTACAAGGGGCTCTCGCTGGCGCAGATCGCTGAGCAGCGCGGCCAGCACTGGATCGACGCGGCCCTTGATCTGCTGGAGACCGAGCAGAACCGGGTGGGCAGCCTGTACCACCTGATGTCCGAGGACAACATCGAGCTCCAGCTGCGCCAGCCGTGGGTGATGCTGGGATCGGACGCCGCCGGCTCCGATCCCACGCAGCTTTCCGAGGACGAGTTGGGCGGCCATCCCCGGTCGTTCGGGAACTTCACCCGCCTGCTGGCCGTGTATGTCCGCGAGCGCGGCGTGCTGAGCCTGGAGGAAGCGGTACACCGCATGACCGGCCTGCCCGCCGAGCATTTCCGCCTGGAGGGGCGCGGCCTGCTGAGGGAAGGCCACTTTGCCGACGTAGTGATCTTCGATCCCCAGACCGTGCGCGACCGGGCGACGTATGCCCACGCCGAACAGCTCTCGGAGGGCGTGCGCGACCTGTGGGTCAACGGCGTGCGCGTGCTCGTGGGCGGCACGCACACGCGGGCGCTGCCGGGCCGCCGCCTGTACGGGCCGGGCGCCGCGCCGCAGCCACAAGCCGCGACGCCGGCCGCTGGTGCCGCCCAGGTGGGTTAG
- a CDS encoding MurR/RpiR family transcriptional regulator, producing the protein MTSAPPATAADLLRAGLDSFGPRDRQIARHFIDHLEELPFLSAGEIAEALGVSGAAITRFSQRVGFEGYPHLQRSVRQELRATLGLKQPGRQDAVVARYWASERANLDSMEAIPEDQLLAIAHAIAAARQVWLLGARSSHGLALTAEYMLSSFRPRVQAYSADLLCSRPEHLLEMTEEDAVLVYTVRRYSRATTRVTTALRERGVQVLLITDQGASPLGRLAHHSIRLPTQGSEVIASLAPFLSITSLIASLVARAMGGGQLEAAERLKAEFGVYEY; encoded by the coding sequence GTGACGTCCGCTCCGCCCGCCACCGCCGCCGACCTGCTGCGCGCCGGCCTGGACAGCTTTGGGCCGCGCGACCGGCAGATCGCCCGCCACTTCATCGACCACCTGGAGGAACTGCCCTTCCTGAGCGCCGGGGAGATCGCCGAGGCCCTGGGAGTGAGCGGCGCGGCGATCACGCGCTTCAGCCAGCGCGTGGGCTTCGAGGGCTACCCGCACCTGCAGCGTTCGGTTCGCCAGGAACTGCGCGCCACCCTGGGCCTCAAGCAGCCGGGACGGCAGGACGCGGTGGTCGCCCGCTACTGGGCCAGCGAACGCGCCAACCTCGACAGCATGGAGGCCATTCCGGAGGATCAGCTGCTGGCCATCGCCCACGCCATTGCCGCCGCGCGGCAGGTGTGGTTGCTGGGCGCGCGGTCGTCGCACGGCCTGGCCCTCACCGCCGAGTACATGCTGTCCTCGTTCCGGCCCCGCGTGCAGGCCTACAGCGCCGACCTGCTGTGCAGCCGCCCCGAGCACCTCTTGGAGATGACCGAGGAGGACGCCGTGCTCGTGTACACGGTGCGGCGCTACAGCCGCGCGACCACGCGGGTGACGACTGCCCTGCGGGAACGCGGCGTGCAGGTGCTGCTGATCACGGATCAGGGGGCCTCGCCCCTGGGCCGGCTCGCCCACCACAGCATCCGCCTGCCCACCCAGGGGTCGGAGGTGATCGCCTCGCTGGCGCCCTTCCTGAGCATCACGTCCCTGATCGCCTCGCTGGTCGCCCGCGCGATGGGCGGAGGCCAACTGGAAGCTGCCGAACGCCTGAAAGCAGAGTTCGGCGTGTACGAATACTGA
- a CDS encoding serine hydrolase: MTAPTATPSSAQLAAAFEAEARRLHREFRTPGVSLALLLPGGDYFVNLGVASLETNQPVTEDTIFQIGSTTKTLTSLVCSTLVAEGKLDLDGRVREYLPDFKLRDEHAAEHATVRDLLTHQGGWLGDLFEDTGDGDDALARGLDKLADSPQMVPLRGHWSYNNAGFFVAGRIIEVLTGQTWEQTVTERVFTPLGMDHSFFFANQIMTWRFAVGYNKIGEEFKPQRPWMMMRSAAPAGSTCSSTAVDMAKYAHYIMEGTMNPRPAPDVKAEGGKADQDAAPAEAAPPTAPAAPILASVDRHSLWATRIPIGNAFNGFPGERGQMGQSWFVDDYGHTTILSHGGTTVGHQSDFWVSPDRQVGFISLTNGSNGHALNRQLSEWVKREVLGLMAPELGSHEHDEAGLADFTGVYDVVGQTYTLEVSAQNGALVVRMPDPASGGTLDLGLTFIEPERAVIADGNYAGLGVEFLRNGSGAVDFMRFGGRIYPRQVQAQATPDSAQPTPEVVSQV; the protein is encoded by the coding sequence ATGACTGCACCCACCGCGACCCCCTCCAGCGCTCAGCTTGCCGCCGCCTTCGAGGCCGAGGCGAGGCGCCTGCACCGCGAGTTCCGGACGCCCGGCGTGAGCCTGGCCCTGCTGCTCCCCGGCGGCGACTACTTCGTCAATCTGGGCGTGGCCAGTCTGGAGACGAACCAGCCCGTCACCGAGGACACCATCTTCCAGATCGGCAGCACCACCAAGACCCTGACCTCGCTCGTGTGCTCGACCCTGGTGGCCGAGGGCAAGCTCGACCTGGATGGACGCGTGCGCGAGTACCTGCCCGATTTCAAGCTCCGGGACGAGCACGCGGCCGAGCACGCCACGGTGCGTGATCTGCTGACCCACCAGGGCGGCTGGCTGGGCGACCTCTTCGAGGACACCGGCGACGGCGACGACGCGCTGGCGCGCGGGCTCGACAAGCTGGCCGACTCCCCGCAGATGGTGCCGCTGCGGGGGCACTGGAGCTACAACAACGCGGGCTTCTTCGTCGCCGGGCGGATCATCGAGGTGCTCACCGGACAGACGTGGGAGCAGACCGTGACCGAGCGCGTCTTCACGCCGCTGGGCATGGACCACAGCTTCTTCTTCGCCAACCAGATCATGACGTGGCGCTTCGCCGTCGGCTACAACAAGATCGGCGAGGAGTTCAAGCCGCAGCGCCCGTGGATGATGATGCGCTCGGCGGCCCCGGCGGGCAGCACGTGCTCCTCGACCGCCGTCGACATGGCGAAATACGCCCACTACATCATGGAGGGCACCATGAACCCGCGGCCCGCGCCGGACGTCAAGGCCGAGGGAGGTAAGGCGGATCAGGACGCCGCGCCGGCCGAGGCGGCGCCGCCCACAGCCCCCGCCGCGCCGATCCTGGCATCCGTGGATCGCCACAGCCTGTGGGCCACGCGCATCCCCATCGGCAACGCCTTCAACGGCTTTCCCGGCGAGCGAGGGCAGATGGGCCAGAGCTGGTTCGTGGACGACTACGGCCATACCACGATCCTGAGCCACGGAGGCACGACGGTAGGCCACCAGTCGGACTTCTGGGTGTCGCCGGACCGGCAGGTGGGCTTCATCTCGCTGACCAACGGCAGCAACGGCCACGCCCTGAACCGCCAGCTCAGCGAGTGGGTCAAGCGCGAGGTGCTGGGCCTCATGGCCCCCGAGCTCGGCTCGCACGAGCACGACGAGGCTGGCCTGGCCGACTTCACAGGCGTGTACGACGTGGTCGGCCAGACCTACACGCTGGAGGTCAGTGCGCAGAATGGAGCGCTGGTCGTCCGCATGCCGGATCCGGCCTCGGGCGGCACCCTCGACCTGGGCCTGACCTTCATCGAACCCGAGCGGGCCGTGATCGCGGACGGGAATTATGCCGGTCTGGGCGTCGAGTTCCTGCGGAATGGCAGCGGCGCCGTGGACTTCATGCGCTTCGGCGGGCGTATCTACCCACGTCAGGTGCAGGCGCAGGCCACACCCGACAGCGCCCAGCCCACCCCCGAGGTCGTGTCACAGGTATGA
- a CDS encoding LuxR C-terminal-related transcriptional regulator encodes MTGTALGAARVPVPLTPLQGRQHELQALRDLLSRADTRLVSVIGPGGIGKTRLAQAVALALGDDFQDGVVWVTLASLNDPALVWATVALGLGLEASQGQDAGTLGTALRGMGLLLVLDNFEHLDSASSGLPELLGAAPGVRVLVTSRHPLRLRGEHEVRLDVFAVPAADAAPEALAHNDAAQLFVTRAQDVRPDFRLEATTAPVIRDIVRLLDGWPLALELAAARLRLFSPQELLGRLERPLEVLRGGPRDALPHQRTLHDTLRWSESLLGPELRGVFARLAVLEGRFTVEAAQAVGGATLDDLGELVDESLLRRVPDVHPAEFVLLIPLREYALDVLRGQGLELQARQDHAEHFLIRAEQTPARMQDEESESWLLGLERDVPNFRAALQHFWERDRPEQVAQLAWGLWRLWESRGRVEEGAQWAERLLDRALPAPWPMRLAGLAGTMRWRQGHLSAARTHYGRALELACESGDQRALTVSLNNLANVVGDLGDLGESQRLYRQALDLKRQLGVAPSSLAITLTNLGITQQLAEDARSAWETLQQALEQAQLSGNASQEARVMGALGACAVDLGEREAIRDLRVRALTLAGQTGNRLAALGVIHDLGLMSLALGEPRQALEYFQQSLRTAVDGGYLEDAVKSLEGCAAVVSAAGDALHTLRWLSVAGRLRAEQGLTLHRRGAQEQGARVAAARAALGPQAADLVELQARYPGIGDLLAEVLNWSAAPTPVSAPGSLTGLTSRETDVLRQLASGLSDKRIASELGMSPRTVNSHLTRIFSKLNVGSRTAAARYALDHGLA; translated from the coding sequence GTGACTGGCACGGCGCTCGGCGCGGCCCGTGTGCCGGTTCCGCTGACGCCGCTGCAGGGACGACAGCACGAACTTCAGGCCCTGCGCGACCTGCTCTCGCGGGCCGACACGCGGCTGGTCAGCGTGATCGGCCCCGGCGGCATCGGCAAGACCCGGCTCGCCCAGGCCGTGGCGCTGGCACTGGGCGACGATTTTCAGGACGGGGTCGTGTGGGTGACCCTGGCCTCCCTGAACGATCCGGCGCTGGTCTGGGCCACGGTCGCCCTGGGGCTGGGCCTGGAGGCCAGCCAGGGGCAGGACGCGGGCACCCTGGGCACCGCCCTGCGCGGCATGGGGCTGCTGCTGGTGCTGGACAACTTCGAGCATCTGGACAGCGCGTCCAGCGGCCTGCCGGAGCTGCTGGGCGCGGCGCCGGGCGTGCGGGTGCTGGTCACCAGCCGCCATCCGCTGCGCCTGCGCGGTGAGCACGAGGTGCGGCTCGACGTGTTCGCCGTTCCGGCCGCCGACGCGGCGCCCGAGGCGCTGGCCCACAACGATGCCGCCCAGCTGTTCGTGACCCGCGCGCAGGACGTGCGGCCGGACTTCCGGCTGGAGGCCACGACCGCTCCCGTGATCCGGGACATCGTGAGGCTGCTGGACGGCTGGCCGCTGGCGCTGGAACTCGCGGCGGCCCGGCTGCGCCTGTTCAGCCCACAGGAGCTGCTGGGCCGGCTGGAACGGCCGCTGGAGGTGCTGCGTGGCGGGCCGCGCGACGCCCTGCCGCACCAGCGCACCCTGCACGACACCCTGCGCTGGAGCGAATCGCTGCTCGGCCCGGAGCTGCGTGGCGTGTTCGCGCGGCTGGCCGTACTCGAGGGCCGTTTTACCGTTGAGGCCGCGCAGGCGGTGGGCGGGGCAACGCTGGACGACCTGGGCGAGCTCGTGGATGAGAGCCTGCTGCGCCGCGTGCCGGACGTTCATCCGGCCGAATTCGTGCTGCTGATCCCGCTGCGCGAGTACGCCCTGGACGTCCTGCGCGGGCAGGGCCTGGAACTGCAGGCGCGGCAGGATCATGCCGAGCACTTCCTGATCCGGGCCGAGCAGACCCCCGCGCGCATGCAGGACGAGGAATCCGAATCCTGGCTGCTCGGCCTGGAACGTGATGTGCCCAATTTCCGCGCGGCCCTTCAGCACTTCTGGGAACGCGACCGCCCGGAACAGGTGGCCCAGCTCGCCTGGGGGCTGTGGAGGCTGTGGGAAAGCCGCGGACGGGTCGAGGAGGGGGCGCAGTGGGCAGAGCGTCTGCTGGATCGGGCCCTGCCCGCTCCGTGGCCCATGCGGCTGGCCGGACTGGCCGGCACGATGCGCTGGCGGCAGGGCCACCTGAGCGCGGCCCGGACGCACTACGGGCGCGCCCTGGAGCTGGCCTGCGAGTCCGGCGACCAGCGGGCCCTCACCGTCAGTCTGAACAACCTGGCGAACGTGGTCGGCGACCTCGGCGATCTCGGCGAATCGCAGCGGCTCTACCGGCAGGCCCTGGATCTCAAACGCCAGCTCGGGGTGGCGCCGAGCAGCCTGGCGATCACCCTCACAAACCTGGGCATCACCCAGCAGCTTGCCGAGGATGCCCGCTCGGCCTGGGAGACCCTTCAGCAGGCGCTGGAGCAGGCCCAGCTCTCGGGGAACGCCAGCCAGGAGGCCCGCGTGATGGGGGCGCTGGGCGCCTGCGCCGTCGATCTGGGCGAGCGCGAGGCGATCCGCGATCTGCGGGTGCGGGCGCTCACCCTGGCGGGCCAGACCGGCAACCGCCTGGCCGCCCTCGGGGTGATCCACGACCTCGGCCTGATGAGCCTGGCGCTCGGGGAACCCCGGCAGGCGCTGGAGTATTTCCAGCAGTCGCTGAGGACGGCCGTGGACGGCGGGTACCTGGAAGACGCCGTGAAGTCGCTGGAGGGCTGCGCGGCGGTCGTCTCTGCGGCCGGGGACGCCCTTCACACCCTGCGGTGGCTCAGCGTGGCCGGACGGCTGCGGGCCGAGCAGGGGCTGACCCTGCACCGGCGTGGGGCCCAGGAGCAGGGGGCCCGGGTGGCGGCGGCCCGCGCCGCGCTGGGGCCGCAGGCCGCCGATCTCGTCGAGCTGCAGGCCCGCTATCCTGGCATCGGTGACCTTCTGGCCGAGGTTCTGAACTGGTCGGCCGCTCCCACACCGGTCTCCGCTCCCGGGTCTCTCACCGGATTGACGTCCCGCGAGACGGACGTGCTGCGCCAACTGGCCAGCGGCCTGAGCGACAAACGCATCGCCTCGGAGCTCGGCATGAGCCCCCGCACGGTGAACTCGCACCTGACGCGCATCTTTTCCAAGCTGAACGTCGGCTCACGGACGGCCGCCGCCCGCTACGCGCTGGATCACGGCCTGGCCTGA
- a CDS encoding PD40 domain-containing protein, whose amino-acid sequence MKGATRWAAVGLMGAVLNGALAAPAESGGVIAYATEMPNHLKQLHVIRPDGTGDHVILTLPSPGGWPTLAFRPDGRELAFVSDHAQTRSLYQADVFTVQSDGKNLRRVTNAWTSPAGGPQASVTVNVRIAPPGPAEPANPTGPFFVYVEGAPDSKTVLASGKVRFDHVAVVPGHAPYIVVMSGTHRWIRSGTPLVPGRVNDLSFIDVTGAGLHEFGARDLSWKADGSALLFGFGDCCLNRIAARPPAGATGDTLVEGGIPPMVAYATTRAKQDQFLYSALESNGVSVRLGREGAPTGRVILTVTKLMGLAWLPDGSGFVYVTDDLGPDGFTSVSSNIWEHDLASGRDRQLTHFTQNFAYALSVSPDGQQIAFEYGTETAIDGIWLVGRDGSRPHRLVRDALSPAWGVSP is encoded by the coding sequence ATGAAAGGAGCAACACGGTGGGCGGCGGTGGGGCTCATGGGAGCGGTGTTGAATGGGGCGCTGGCCGCGCCTGCAGAGTCCGGCGGGGTGATCGCGTACGCCACCGAAATGCCGAATCACCTCAAGCAACTTCACGTGATCCGCCCGGACGGCACCGGCGACCACGTGATCCTGACCCTGCCCAGTCCGGGTGGCTGGCCGACGCTGGCCTTCAGACCAGACGGCCGCGAACTGGCCTTTGTCAGTGACCACGCCCAGACCCGCAGCCTGTATCAGGCTGACGTGTTTACCGTGCAGAGCGACGGCAAGAACCTGCGGCGCGTCACGAACGCCTGGACTTCCCCGGCGGGTGGGCCACAGGCCAGCGTCACGGTGAACGTGCGGATTGCGCCACCTGGCCCCGCCGAGCCCGCCAATCCCACCGGCCCTTTTTTCGTGTACGTGGAGGGGGCGCCAGACAGCAAGACCGTGCTGGCCAGCGGCAAGGTGCGCTTCGACCACGTGGCGGTCGTGCCCGGCCACGCGCCGTACATCGTGGTCATGAGCGGCACCCACCGCTGGATCCGTTCCGGAACCCCGCTGGTGCCGGGTCGCGTGAACGACCTGAGTTTCATCGACGTGACCGGCGCCGGCCTGCACGAGTTCGGGGCCCGTGACCTGAGCTGGAAGGCCGACGGCAGCGCCCTGCTGTTCGGCTTCGGGGACTGCTGCCTGAACCGGATTGCCGCCCGGCCCCCGGCGGGCGCCACAGGTGACACCCTGGTCGAGGGCGGCATCCCGCCGATGGTGGCATACGCCACGACGCGCGCGAAGCAGGATCAGTTCCTGTACAGCGCCCTGGAATCCAATGGCGTCTCCGTGCGGCTGGGCCGGGAAGGCGCCCCCACGGGCCGGGTCATCCTCACAGTCACCAAGCTGATGGGGCTGGCGTGGCTGCCGGACGGCAGCGGGTTTGTCTACGTCACCGACGATCTCGGCCCCGACGGCTTCACCTCCGTGAGCAGCAACATCTGGGAACACGACCTCGCCAGCGGGAGGGACCGTCAGCTCACCCACTTCACGCAGAACTTCGCCTACGCCCTGAGCGTGTCGCCGGACGGCCAGCAGATCGCCTTCGAGTACGGCACCGAAACGGCCATCGACGGCATCTGGCTGGTGGGCCGCGACGGCAGCCGGCCGCACCGCCTGGTTCGGGACGCCCTGAGCCCGGCGTGGGGGGTGAGCCCCTGA